In Amblyraja radiata isolate CabotCenter1 chromosome 10, sAmbRad1.1.pri, whole genome shotgun sequence, one DNA window encodes the following:
- the barhl2 gene encoding barH-like 2 homeobox protein codes for MEGSNGSKFGIDTILANSSGSPVLVNGDYRHGDSRTSDFRNQATPSPSSEIDTAGTAPLSPMSMEHQELHLGPDKLHPHQQQSLQQQQPPPPQQQQQLAAGGSASRTSTSSFLIKDILGDSKPLAACAPYSTSVSSPHTPKPEAESFRQKAESEEAKNRDKLDKRDDTPNDSMKCNGTKEEGDREISSSRDSPPVRAKKPRKARTAFSDHQLNQLERSFERQKYLSVQDRMDLAAALNLTDTQVKTWYQNRRTKWKRQTAVGLELLAEAGNYSALQRMFPSPYFYHPSLLTNMDTTAAAAMYMYRTPPPHPGLQRPLVPRVLIHGLGPAGQPALNPLASPISGTAHPR; via the exons ATGGAAGGATCGAACGGGTCTAAATTTGGAATAGACACTATTTTGGCCAACAGTTCTGGTAGCCCGGTGCTGGTGAACGGTGATTATCGTCACGGCGACAGCAGGACTTCAGATTTTCGAAATCAGGCCACCCCGTCTCCCAGCTCGGAGATAGACACGGCGGGCACGGCTCCCCTTTCGCCCATGTCTATGGAACATCAGGAGCTGCATCTCGGGCCGGACAAGCTCCATCCACATCAGCAGCAAAGTTTGCAACAACAAcagccgccgccgcctcagcagcagcagcaactggCCGCGGGCGGCTCTGCTTCCCGGACTTCCACCTCATCGTTTTTAATCAAAGACATCTTGGGCGATAGCAAACCGCTGGCAGCGTGCgccccttacagcaccagtgtctCCTCGCCCCATACCCCCAAACCAGAGGCGGAATCCTTCAGGCAAAAGGCAGAATCCGAAGAGGCGAAGAACCGCGACAAGCTCGACAAACGAGATGACACTCCGAATGATAGCATGAAATGCAACG GCACAAAAGAGGAAGGCGACCGTGAAATATCCAGCAGCCGGGACAGTCCCCCAGTGCGGGCGAAGAAACCTCGGAAAGCGAGGACGGCTTTTTCGGACCATCAGCTCAACCAACTTGAGCGCAGTTTCGAGCGCCAGAAATATCTCAGCGTCCAAGACCGCATGGACCTGGCGGCGGCACTCAATCTGACAGACACCCAGGTCAAAACCTGGTATCAGAACAGGAG gacgaagtggaaaagacagACCGCCGTGGGGTTGGAACTCCTCGCCGAGGCTGGAAATTACTCCGCTTTGCAGAGAATGTTCCCATCGCCCTATTTCTACCACCCAAGTTTACTAACTAACATGGACACAACGGCGGCGGCGGCTATGTACATGTACCGGACTCCACCGCCCCACCCCGGACTACAGCGGCCGCTTGTCCCGCGAGTCCTGATCCACGGGCTGGGCCCGGCGGGACAGCCAGCACTCAATCCTCTGGCCAGCCCTATCTCGGGCACGGCGCACCCccggtga